ACGGTCGCAATCAACCAGCGATCTCCGGCGGCGGTCTAGCCTACACAGCACGAGTTGAATGCCTCCCGTTCGGTGCTTTCACCAATGGTGGCGACTACTTCGAAGGCGATCTCGCACGTGAGAAATCTCCGAAGCTCAGCATCGGACTCTCGGCCCAACACAACGAGAATCAGACCAAGACACGTGGCTCACTTGGAAAAGCCTTGTACCAGCAGCGCACAGCCAATGTGATCTATGGCGACATCCTCTTCAAGTATAGTGGCCTTGCTCTCTATGGCGAATATGCTCAGCGTTCGTCGGACAATCCGATCACCTATAAAGACACCACGAAAAAAGACTATGCAGCCGTCTTCGTTGGATCGGGGTATATGATGCAGGCCTCATACATCTTCCCTTCGATGTGGAGTGTGGCCGCTCGCTACGCCCTCGTTGATGCCGGCGATCAATTAAAGGGGCTTGCCGAATACCAACAGCAGGTCAACATCGCCGCTAACGTTGGATACTACATCAACAAACACCGCATCAAGGTCAATCTGGAGTTCGGCACCAACCGCAACACGTTGTACAACAACAACGACCTGATAACCTTCAACTACTACACACGCTTCAACATGGAGCTCGGTATCTGACGGAGACGTTACCAACACGTAACACAGTTGCCATCAGCACTCACCCTGCTTCGAAGACCAGTAAATTGCGGTACGTTCTGTTCAACACATCTTATCGATCATGAAAACCATTCGCCTTATCGCCCCCTTCATCGCAACGTTCCTCTTGATCACGTTCGTTGCCCTGGCCATGCCTAAACAGCGTATCACGATCAAGGGTTCGGATACGATGGTGATCCTTGTTCAGCGCTGGTCGGAACTCTATCCAGATAAGACCAACACCGAGTTCCAGGTCACCGGTGGTGGTTCGGGAACTGGCATCGCGGCTCTGATCAATGGCACAACTGATATCTGCTCCTCATCCCGTCCGATCAAGAAGGATGAAGTTGCTCAGCTCGAAAAGAAGTTTGGGTATAAGGGGCTTGAGATCCGTGTAGCAATGGACGGTCTGGCGGTCTATGTTCACAAGAGCAATCCCGTGAAGCAACTCACGATGGCGCAGATCAAGGACATCTTCACGGGAAAGGTCACCAACTGGAAGGATGTTGGCGGTGCAAACAAGCCGATCCTGCTCTATTCCCGCGAGAACAACTCCGGTACCTACGAGTTCTTCAAGGAGCACGTTCTTCTGAAGCAGGACTTCGCCTCCAACGCCCAGCACATGGCCGGCACAGCTGCCCTGATCAATGCAGTATCCAAGGATCCGAATAGTATCGGCTTCGGCGGCGCTGCCTATGCCAAGAACGTCAAGGCTGTTGCAGTAGCGAAGGACGCCTCATCAAAGGGCGTTCTTCCAAATGACGCAAGTATCCATTCCGGCGAATATCCAATCTCCCGGTTCCTCTATTTCTACCTGAATCAGAAGCCGGCCGGGAACGTGAAGAAGTTCATTGACTGGGTCATTTCGCCTGCCGGACAAAAGATCGTAACAGAAGTGGGCTATTATCCGATCAAGCGCAAGTAAATTTGAAGGATGATAGCAGGATCACTGTGAGCAATCCGTTTCGAAAACAAAATCGACATCCGGGTGAATGGATCGCCGAGTGGTCCATTCGCCTCATTGCATCTGCCTCGATCCTCGTCATCTTCCTGATCTTCGTCTTCGTGTTTCGTGAAGCATCAACACTGTTCACGTCGAAAGAAGACACACAAGCCCCCTCCCAAACATCTTCCGGCACTCCCGCTGCGGAAATGGTGCCGGAATCGTATGGCGGTGAACCCGATGTCTACAATGCCGACGTAGAAGACCCAGCCGATGCCGCTCAGGAAAGTGGTGAGGAAGGGGCTCCCGGACAGTTCATCTACAAGCCGAAGAATCCGAAGTATCCGGAGATCTACAATCCTGCCACAGGACTGCTTCCTGCAGATATCGATGAACTCCCAGAGGATCATCTCGTTGAAACTGAACCGGAGCAGCGCGAGTTGCTCTCGAACCTCACCAGCACCACCTGGCAGCCAGTGGGTGAGGTGCCGAAGTTCGGTATCGTTCCACTTCTGATCGGAACGGCAAAGACAACATTCATTGCCATTCTCATCGGCGCTCCGCTCGGGATTCTTGCAGCGCTCTACGTTGCCTTCTTTGCCAAGCGATGGGTACGTGAGATCGTGAAGCCGGGCATTGAACTCCTGGCAGGCTTTCCGTCTGTGGTTATCGGTTTCTTCTGCTTGGTCACGGTAGCCTCGTTCATTCAGGACCTCACCGGAATACCGTATCGATTAAATGCCATCGTTGGTGGCATTGGACTCTCGTTGGCGGTAATCCCGATCGTCTTCTCGATCGCAGAGGACGCCTTGAGCGCCGTCCCGCGTTCCCTTCACGAGGCATCGCTTGCCCTTGGCTCCACGGAATGGCAAACGGCGTATCGCGTGATGTTACCTGCTGCAGCCCCCGGGGTTTTTGCAGCAGTTCTGCTTGGCATAGGTCGGGCATTTGGAGAGACCATGATCGCTATCATGGCAACCGGCAATGCTCCCCTTTCAACGTGGTCCGTTATCGAGCCCGCACGCACGGTAGCCGCCACAATTGGCAGCGAAATGGGTGAGGTGGTGTGGGGATCCGAACACTACGGCGTTCTGTTCTTCTTGGGAGTACTACTCTTTGTTGTCTCGTTTGGATTGAATGCGATCACAGAGTTGTATGTGAAGAAGCGACTCATCAAACGCTTCCAAGGCCAATAACGTGATCCAGAACTTCTCCTCATCCGTGTCCTTGAACAAGCGTCTGCTTGGCTTCTTTGCCGTTCTGTTGGCGACCACTGCTGCCATTGCCGTTGTTGGCATCATCCTTGGGATGTTCGGGACCTTCTTGTTCAATGGAGGAACAGGGGTTACGTGGACGTTCCTCACGGAATTCCCTCGGAACAGCAATACCGAAGGTGGGATCTTCCCGGCCCTTGCTGGTACAACGTTCCTCGTGTTGCTCATGACCATTCTCGGTGTCCCGATCGGCACGGCAACGGCGATCTACCTCACAGAGTTCGCAAAACAAGACTCATGGTTCGCTCGCAGCGTACGATTTGCCGTGAATACCCTAGCCGGCGTACCGTCCATCGTGTTCGGACTTTTCGGCGTTGGCTTCTTCATTCAGTTCATGGGCACCAACATCGATGGAGCATTGGGAACATCGTCCTTTGGAGACGGATCCTTGCTCTGGTCTGCAGCAACACTCGCTGTTCTTACTCTTCCGGTTGTGATCGTTGCTGTTGAAGAGTCATTGAAAGCTGTTCCGCGTGATCTCCGCGAGGCATCTCTCGCACTGGGTGCAACACGTTGGCAGACCATAACCAAGGTTGTTCTGCCGAACTCTGTAACCGGCATTCTTACCGGATCCATCCTTGCTGTAGGACGCGGCGCCGGAGAAGTTGCGGCCATCCTCTTTGTGGGTGTGACCTACTCTTCAGAGGTATTGCCAAATGCCGTAACAGAGAAGTTCATGCACTTGGGCTACCACCTCTTCGTCCTTTCCACACAGTCACCGGACGTTGACAAGACCCTGCCTCTTCAGTATGCCACAACCATTGTCCTGCTTGGACTTACTTTTCTTTTGAACCTCACTGCGATCCTCATTCGCTCGCGACTTCGCAAGCGCTGAGAAGCCCCCTGAACAATGGCCAAGGAACATCCCGTCAAGATCGAGGCGCATGACTTCAACTTCCACTACGGTGCGAAGCAGGCGCTCTTCAATATCAAACTCAGTATTCCTGAGCGAAGAGTTACGGCCTTCATCGGTCCGTCCGGATGCGGGAAGTCCACCTTCCTGCGCTCGATCAATCGCATGAATGACCTCATCGATGGCACACGCGTCGATGGACACATGATGGTGGATGGAACTGATGTGTATGACAAGGAAGTGGACGTTGTGACCCTGCGCCGCAGGATCGGCATGGTCTTTCAAAAGTCCATTCCATTCCCAAAGTCGATCTTCGAGAACATCACCTACGGCCTCACGCTGAATGAAAAGATCTCCAAGACAGACCTCGAAGAAGTTGTGGAAACCAGCCTTCGGAAATCCGCCCTCTGGGAGGAAGTGAAGGACCGACTTCACCACTCTGCCCTCGGCCTATCGGGTGGTCAGCAACAGCGTCTCTGTATCTCTCGAGCTGTTGCTATCAACCCCGAGATCCTCTTGATGGATGAGCCGTGTTCAGCGCTCGATCCGATCTCCACCGGTAAGGTTGAAGAACTCATCACGGAATTGAAGGACACGTACACGATCGTGCTTGTGACCCACAACATGCAGCAGGCTGGACGTGTCTCAGACTTCACCGGTTTCTTTCTCATGGGCTCACTCATCGAATTCGATCGTACGCGTACGATCTTCACGAGCCCGTCAAAGAAAGAAACCGAAGATTACATCACTGGCCGATTCGGGTAAACCATGAACCGCACGTTTGAAGAAGATCTCGATAAACTCCGCACGCGACTCATCCGCATGGGTTCACTCGTTGAGGAACAAGTTGAATTCGCACTGCGTGCCCTCCGCGAAGGGAACCAGGAGCTGGCCACGATCGTCATGGATCGTGATGATAAGGTTGACAAGCTCGATCTGAAGATCGACAAACAATGTCAACGGATCTTTGCCCTGAATCAACCCGTGGCAACGGATCTTCGGCTCCTTCTCGCAGCGATGAAGATCAATAATGAATTAGAACGCATCGGAGATATGGCCACCAACATCGCATCGATCGTTGTGGTCTCTCCCAATGCCGTACAGCTCGCAAATCAGATCGATATGAACCGCATCGCCAATGCGGCCTACACGATGCTCAAGTCGAGCCTCGATGCCTTCATCAATAATGACCCTGAGCTGGCAGCCCACGTCCTCCCTTCAGACTTCACCGTTGATCAACTCTACGACACGCTGCGCAATGAACTCATCGAGATCATGATCGCTGACAGCACTCTCGTTGCAGATGGCGCCCAACTCCTCCTCGGCCTCTACAACCTCGAGCGTATGGCAGACCACGCCACAAACATCGCAGAGAATGTGATCTTCCTCGCAGAGGCCAAACTCGTTCGCCACAGATCGGTGAATGATGAAGGCCTAGCGAGTAATGACTAGTTACTAGTTACTGGTTACTGGTTACTAGTTACCGTAACTGAGTAACTGAGTAACTGAGTAACTGAGTAACTAGTAACTAGTAACTAGATATCCGTAATTTCCCTCATGGAAACACGTGGGATCATTCTTGCCGGTGGTAGTGGGACACGGTTGTATCCGCTCACATCGGCGTTCTCAAAGCAGCTTCAGCCTGTCTACGATAAGCCGATGATCTTCTATCCCTTGTCCACTCTGATGATGGCAGGGATTCGAGATGTCCTGATCATTTCAACGCCAACAGACACACCTGTCTTCGAGCGTTTGTTAGGCGACGGCTCCCGCTATGGCATCTCCATTACCTATGCAGTTCAGGATCAGCCACGAGGCATCGCCGACGCATTTCGAGTGGGTAAGGAGTTTGTAGGGGGCTCCCCGGTCTGCCTCATCTTGGGTGACAACATCTTCTACGGCAAGCTCGACTTCCTACGCAAGGCCATCGCTGCCAATACGGGTGCTACGATCTTTGGGTATCGGGTCTCGGATCCGGAACGTTACGGTGTTGTTGAGATCGGATCAGAGGGGCAGATCCTCTCCATTGAAGAAAAGCCCATGAAGCCCCGTTCAGACCTGGCCATCCCGGGATTGTATGTCTATGACAGCACGGTAACGGACATTGCGATGTCGCTCACGCCCGGACCGCGCGGCGAGCTGGAGATAACGGACGTACACAGGGTCTATCACGAGCAGAACAGACTGAATGTCCAACAGCTTGGACGTGGCATTGCCTGGCTCGATACCGGTACGCCGGAAAGTCTTCTTGATGCAAGCACCTTTATCCATGCGATCGAAAAACGTCAAGGGCTCAAGATCGGCTGCCTTGAGGAAGTAGCACTTCACCAAGGATTTCTGTCACCGGATGAATATCGTGCAAGTGTCTCGCTACTCCCCGCATCAAGCTATCGTAGCTATTGCGAGAGCCTCCTCACAGTGTTATGATACGATCACGGCAACTTCGTGAGTTCACTGGCGTCATCCAGTCCAGCTTCAACGAGTTCTTCCAGAGGTCAACATCCACCGGGATCACGATCTTGGTCTTCACGGCCATAGCTCTGCTTTGGTCGAACTCTCCGTGGCAGCAACTCTATGCTACGTTGCTGCACCAGCCCATCGAGATCGTCTTTGCAAAGCTGCATCTCCACTTCACCTTCGAGCATTTTGTAAACGATGGCTTGATGGCATTGTTCTTCTTGCTTGTGGGGTTAGAGATCAAACGCGAAATGGTTGTTGGGGAGTTATCCTCTCGACAGAAGGCATTGCTCCCGATGATCGCCGCCGTGATGGGAATGGTAGGTCCGGCAACGATCTATCTGTTCTTCAACTCCGGTACCACCGCTGCTCGCGGATGGGGCGTCCCCGTTGCTACGGATATCGCGTTTGCTCTCGGCATCCTTGCCTTGCTTGGGAATCGCGTTCCTCTTGGACTTAAGGTCTTCCTTGCAGCCCTTGCGATCGTTGATGACCTGCTTGCGGTGCTCGTCATAGCCATCTTCTATACGGCATCGTTGAACATGGAAATGCTGCTTGCGGCAGGCCTCATCACGTCACTCCTCGTTCTGGGCAACAGACTACGCATCAATACGATTTGGTTCTACGCTATCCTTGGGTTTGCACTATGGGTGGCGGTGCTCTTTAGCGGCATTCATGCAACGATCGCCGGAGTTGTCCTTGCGCTGTGTATACCTGCGGACGCCCGCATAGACAGAGTGTCCTTCTTTACGAGTGCAAGAGACCTCCTCGATACGATATCTCGTCAAAAGAAGTCAGTGGAGGATGAAGGGGCTCAACTCGATGCGATACATGCACTCGAGAAGCTCTCAGAGCAGGTCCAGTCTCCACTGCATCGCATTGAGCATGCGCTCGGACGGACGGTCTCTTTTGGCATCATGCCTCTCTTTGCATTGGTCAATGCCGGCGTTGTTATCGACCCATCGCTGATCACGTCCCTGATGAGCCCCGTATCACTTGGAATCATTCTCGGGCTTTTCCTGGGGAAACAACTGGGGATCACCTTTGCCGTATGGGCTTCGGTGAGGTTTAAGATCGCTGTACTTCCGAACGGCGTTTCTATGCTTCAGATGTATGGTGTTTCATTATTGTGCGGCATTGGCTTCACGATGGCGCTCTTCGTTGCTCATCTGGCCTTCATTGATCCGCGTCACCTCGACATTGCAAAACTCAGCATCATTGTCGGCTCCACGATCAGCGCCATCATCGGCTCGGTCGTCCTCCGGTCCACACTACCAAAGCCACTACGCACATGATCACCTATCAGGTTGAAGTCACGGTTCCCAATGCCCTCGTTGATCAATGGGTGGACTACATGACGTCGCAGCATATCGCTGATGTTGTGAATACGGGGCTCTTTCTCACTGCCCACCTCATCAAGGTGGTCGATCCAACATCTCTGGATGCAACGGTGTTTCGTGTACGCTATGCTTGCAGATCGATCGACGACCTCGAAACCTATCGCAGCGAGCACGCCCCTGCTCTGCAAGCCCATCACACAGAGAAGTTCGGCACTGCCGTAACGGCTGTGCGTTCTGTCACAGAAGATCTGTGGCATCTCTCGTAGGTTTGGCCCTATCATGAAGAAACTCCTTCGCCCCTTTCTCACTCCGATGGGCCGGAAGAACACGGAAGCGGTTACAGGTACCTTGCTTCTCCTGTTCTGTGTGGAACATCTTGCGGCGAACCTGTTTCTACTTTGGCCCGATCCAGCGCCCTATCAGTGGTATACGGAGAGTCTTGGTCGGTCGCTCCTGATACGCATCATGGAGGTTGGTCTCTTCGCACTCTTCATCGTCCATATCGGACTTGGGATGAAGATGCGTTTGCACCAACGTCGGGTCAGAATGATGAATCCGCGTATTCCCAAGGTCACGAACTTTGCCTCGCGCACAGTGGGCTATACCGGTATCGTGATCCTCATTTTCTTGGTGATCCACCTTGCTCGGTTCTTTGTACCGAATAGGATCACCAGGCCAACCACGTTCGACCTCTACGAACAGGCGCACATCGCCTTTGCCAACATTTGGTACATGCTCTTCTACGTTGTTTCCATGGCTGCACTTGGCTTCCATCTGAGACATGGTATCAAGAGCGCGATCTTCTCGTTTAAACGATTACCCCCTTCATCTATTCCGCAATTGAGAAGGGTAGGGGGCTGGCTAGCGATCATCATTCCGGCTGGACTTGCCTATATCGCCGTGCACATCTTCATCACACAGTGATGCGATAGTCCTCTACCGGGACACCGCCGATGATGTGTTCTTGGATGATACGTTCCAGAACTTTTGGTGTGCAGGAGTGATACCAGACGTTATCAGGCTGGATAACGGCGACGGGGCCCATCACGCATAGGCGCAGGCAGTTTGCCTTGGTTCGAAAGACCTGACCCGGTCCGTCGAGGTCGAGTTCCTTAAGTCTGCTCTTCAGATAGTCCCACGCTTCGAGCCCCTTCTCCTCACTGCAACACTTGGGCTTGGTCTGATCCGCACATAGGAAGATGTGTTTGGTATGTGACCCGATGCCAAGGTCCTTGGACTTCTCGGCAAGCTTCTCTGAGGGTTTCACTTCTTCTTCTTTTTTGAAGGGGGCTTCACAGCCGATTCAACAACAAGTCCGGCAGCGAAAATGCTAAGTGCTTCTTTCACTTCATCGTACAACTCGCGTTGACACATGCCAAGTGAGAGGCAGACACCTTTAGAACCGGAATAAACGTAGCCGTAATAGCGAACTGTTGCTGTTGACGTTGGGAGTTCGATCAGGATCTCCACCATCGGCATGCCGTTCACCGTAACATCTCGGCGTTCGAGGATCTTTGCGTCAGGTGCATCTTCCTTCATGCCGCCTAAGAACCCTTCGATGAATTCGTCCATCGGTACGAATTCCTTGAAGGACAGAAGCATGCCCCGCATGTTTCCATCAATGTGTTCGAACTGATGGTCGATGGCCGGATTTGGCAAGGAGTCTGTTAGCAGCGTCCACTGCTTTGGATTCACAAAGAACGTGGAGTTCTTTAACTGATACGAAACCGTTGCGAGCTTGTCCTTCGTCACCTTATCACCGGCTGCCAACGGCACATGAGTGAAACCGATGATAGCATTCGCACCGGCGATCGACGCGGAGTAGGCACAATGAACACAGGCGGCGGCATCAATGGCACCGATCACGAGCAAAACGAGAAGGAGACGGATCATAGCGGACTTAGGATGTTGATCGTGTGCGGATGAGAGAACGAATGGAGACCGTCACATGGACGAGACATAGGACAGCTGTAGTGCCGATTACAAAAATATCTCCAGGACGCTCAACAACAGCGCCAAAGACCATTTTAGCCAGCCGCGGCATGGCCGAGGCTGTGAAGATCATCGTCACGGCGCTTACAGCAAGAACGGCGCCGATACGACTACTGGATGGTCCGCGTGTCATGATTCGACGTCCAAACAATGCCAAGACCGCTCCCACCGCAACCGGCACAACAGAGGCAACGGAGCTAGAAAGAGCAAATCCGCCGGCACCTAGCAGGATAAGCAACAGACCGATCACGACGGAGCTCATACGTTCACAACCGACAACGGTGATGAAGGGGCTTCTCCCTGACGTGCAAGGCGTATGCCTCTAGCGTCCGCTGCCTCAAGGATGCCCATGTTGATCTCATGTTTGAACATCGCCTCGTCTGCAAGCATCGCTGCATCAGCGAACATCGTCACCGTGATCGTTAGTCCAACTGTTGAAAGTTCCGTCAACGCCACGGAGATACGATCCGGCTCCTTGATCGTGAGCGGATGACTCACGATCACATACCGTACAGCATCAACGAAGGCCTGCGTGTTCTGCACAGATGTGGCATGTTCGATCGATACCATTGTCCGATAGCGACGAAGCCTACGAAGGCCAAGATTATCGATCGTCATGTCTGCCATACGTCCGTTCGGGATCGAAATGAGACTATCTGCGAACGTTCGTATCCGCGTACTTCGAAATCCGATCTCTTCCACAACCCCCTCAGCCCCCTGAACAATGATCCAATCACCCACGGCAAAGGGTTGATCGGCCAGGATCATCACGGATCCAAAGAGGTTCTTGATGGTGTCTTGTGCCGCAAGAGCAAGCGCTACACCACCAATGGAAAGTCCGGTGAGGATCGCAGCTACATTCACTCCAAGCAGACCAAGAACGATGGTGATGCCGATCACCACAACGATCACCTTCAACGCCGATGCGATCAGCGGGGCAAGTGTTGCTGCTGCGCTGCGACCATTGGCTCTGTTCCGCAGAACATGATCCACTGTTCGAAGACAGACAAGATCCACAAACCGGTAGGCCGCGATCACAAGGAAGCTAATGGCAAGTGCATCAACCCACATCGCGATCGTTGTTGTTGTCTTCCAATCAAGACCAACAAACGGAAGCATGAACTTGTCCGCTTCGGCCACGATACTCAATGCCAGACCACGTGCTACGGCCTTTACAAGACCGGCATCAGCATCAACGTGCACCTTTCGCAGCAACCACTTTGCAACAGCACCGATAAGGCGGCGCATGATCGTGGCCACAACAATGGCCCCAACCACAAGCGCGGCAAGGAGCAACCATTGCCAAGGATACAGTCCAAAAGTCATGTGCGAAGGTACGGAGATGGTCAGTTACTCAGTTACGGGGTTACGGGGTTACGAGGTTACGAGGTTACGGGGTTACGGGGTTACGGGGTTACGGGGTTACGGGAAATGTCTTTGGCAATGAGTCGGAGCATCGCACTCTGTGGGCTAACGAAAAGCAGGAGCCCCACGTACCGTGGAACTCCTGCCTCGACTACTACATTTCGAAATGAACGTCAATATCCGATTTCGAAGGTACCCTTAGTGACCGGAATAGTTGCGGCACTGCTTAGCTGGCGAAAGAGATTCGTCGAGAATGTTCCAGCAATGCGACGCTTTGAGGTGTTAAAACTTGTGATCGTAAGCGTGCCCTTGTCCTTTGCTTCCGAGGAATAGAGGCCAGCTGTAGACAATGAACCGGTATTATAGTTTGAGGTAATCTGAGCTGCTTCGGAAGAGCCACCGATCTCATACGTGCCAGTTGTATTTGCTATCACTGCCGATACTCGAAGTGTGACGATTCCACTCATCGAATAGGAATCACCAGATATGGAGATCTCGTACTTGTTGGTTTCAATCTCCTTTGCCATAACTGTAGGCGCGATCTCCGTACTCATGTTTGAGATCTGGTTACATTTAAAACTGAATCCGTTGACATCAGCACGAAGAAACGTTGTCCCTGTGATCAGTGGATCTGTGTTTGACGGGGACGTAGAATCTGAGGAACATCCTGCAAGAACAGTAAGCATGACAGCGCATAGCGCTATAACAACTCGAATAGCCACAACGAACTCCTAAAGATTGATATTGGTAATGGTGAGTGGAGAAATTACGTAGAACATACTCTGAGATGCAATACCCCAACCCCTTACCAATGTATCAAGTACCTGTGGCATGCGTTCCTGGGATGTTCAACGTTGCGAACAGCGCCTTGATCTCGCTGATCTTCATCATTCCCTTATCGCCTTCACCGTGGATGCGAACAGCTGCGGAATCGTTCTCGATCTCCTTACTTCCTACAACAAGGGCGTACGGGATCTTCTTCTGTTCGCTCTCAGCAACCTTACGGTTGATCTTCTCATTGCGAAGGTCGCAATGAACACGGAGCCCCATCTTTTCGAATTCGGCGGTGAGATCCCGTGCGAAAGATTGATGTGCGTCTGCGATCGGAAGAATGCTGACCTGTGTTGGTGCAAGCCAGAACGGGAAGTTGCCGGCGTAGTGTTCGATGAGGATCGAGATGAACCGCTCCATCGAGCCGAAGGGGGCTCTATGGATAATGACCGGACGATGTTTGGTGTTGTCTGCGCCAACGTACTCGAGGTTGAAACGCTCGGGCATCACGTAGTCTACCTGCACGGTGCCCAACTGCCATTTGCGACCTATAGCATCGCGCACGATGAAGTCGATCTTTGGACCGTAGAATGCCGCTTCACCCTCACCGATGAAGTACTCAAGGTTCATTTCATCAGCAACGGCCTTGATCTCTGCTTGGGCACGTTCCCAATTTTCCAGATCGCCGCCATATTTGGCTTCGTTATCATCACGGAACGAAAGGCGTGT
This region of Ignavibacteria bacterium genomic DNA includes:
- a CDS encoding mechanosensitive ion channel family protein, translated to MTFGLYPWQWLLLAALVVGAIVVATIMRRLIGAVAKWLLRKVHVDADAGLVKAVARGLALSIVAEADKFMLPFVGLDWKTTTTIAMWVDALAISFLVIAAYRFVDLVCLRTVDHVLRNRANGRSAAATLAPLIASALKVIVVVIGITIVLGLLGVNVAAILTGLSIGGVALALAAQDTIKNLFGSVMILADQPFAVGDWIIVQGAEGVVEEIGFRSTRIRTFADSLISIPNGRMADMTIDNLGLRRLRRYRTMVSIEHATSVQNTQAFVDAVRYVIVSHPLTIKEPDRISVALTELSTVGLTITVTMFADAAMLADEAMFKHEINMGILEAADARGIRLARQGEAPSSPLSVVNV